Proteins encoded in a region of the Panicum hallii strain FIL2 chromosome 3, PHallii_v3.1, whole genome shotgun sequence genome:
- the LOC112884540 gene encoding uncharacterized protein LOC112884540 has translation MEMQLRSGRHLLPWQGAARRGRGGEDRVSALPDALLLLVLARLASTNEVVRMSGVARRWRPLWTELDVLVFRGVDPDTLAGLLARARHPNLSRLEIQISRLDWGLPAWQMSSLLRAAEEHNPEELVFKVSSRDYLGVPFQLPCFARATSISFRIWNRNFVLPPAGTFARLERLTLSLCCVVPAEFLPRCPRLRVLEMDCFWMQHAVDVHSASLEELALNDMPHRDADDTTPRRVNIAAPMLREFKMQTFGDVEMMASFSAPAPMVETLSYRYFAILSRAVGLADSQLHVMDLATAMEWRSRSGQLDPVRVRVLSLVVVFNASYEDASRSFAEEIAGLPVSNFSIFKLEIRSMWHDFGAVVFDSLKAVTAIQRLELVLPQTMDRVWAPRRYSDYDPDDWTNEDFSLPNLGEMEVERFHLIDHDLDVLEVLFASAPNLKAVRIQLPGSLTVFANAGLREYAFVLFLTFMMP, from the exons ATGGAGATGCAGCTCCGGTcgggccgccacctcctcccgTGGCAAggagccgcgcgccgcggccgcgggggTGAGGACCGCGTCAGCGCCCTCCCCgacgcgctcctcctcctcgtgctTGCGCGCCTTGCATCTACGAACGAAGTTGTGCGCATGAGCGGCGTCGCTCGGCGGTGGCGCCCGCTCTGGACCGAGCTCGACGTGCTGGTGTTCCGCGGCGTCGACCCCGACACGCTCGCCGGCCTGCTCGCCAGGGCCAGGCACCCCAACCTCAGCCGCCTCGAGATCCAGATCTCCAGGCTGGACTGGGGTCTCCCGGCCTGGCAGATGTCCTCGCTGCTCCGCGCCGCCGAGGAGCACAACCCGGAGGAGCTCGTCTTCAAGGTGAGCAGCCGGGACTACCTCGGCGTCCCCTTCCAGCTGCCTTGCTTCGCGAGGGCCACCTCCATCAGCTTCCGGATCTGGAACCGCAACTTCGTCCTACCTCCGGCCGGCACCTTTGCCAGGCTCGAGAGGCTCACCCTCTCGCTCTGCTGCGTCGTCCCCGCCGAGTTCCTCCCCCGCTGCCCGCGCCTGCGCGTCCTCGAAATGGACTGCTTCTGGATGCAGCACGCCGTCGACGTCCACTCGGCGTCTCTCGAGGAGCTCGCGCTCAACGACATGCCTCACCGCGATGCCGACGACACCACGCCGCGGCGTGTGAACATCGCCGCCCCCATGCTCAGGGAGTTCAAGATGCAGACCTTCGGGGACGTGGAAATGATGGCGTCCTTCTcggcgccggcgcccatggTGGAGACGCTCTCCTACAGGTATTTCGCCATACTGTCTCGTGCCGTTGGGTTAGCCGACAGCCAGTTGCACGTCATGGATCTGGCCACGGCCATGGAGTGGCgcagcagaagtgggcagcTCGATCCAGTCCGTGTTCGCGTCCTTTCACTGGTGGTCGTCTTCAAT GCTAGTTATGAGGATGCTAGCCGGAGCTTTGCGGAAGAAATAGCAGGCCTTCCAGTGAGCAACTTCTCAATCTTCAAGCTGGAAATCCGATCCATGTGGCATGACTTTGGAGCAGTTGTCTTTGATTCGCTCAAGGCAGTGACTGCAATACAAAGGCTTGAGTTGGTCCTACCTCAGACCATG GATCGTGTTTGGGCACCGAGACGATATTCCGATTACGATCCTGATGACTGGACAAATGAAGATTTCTCGTTGCCCAATCTTGGAGAGATGGAAGTTGAACGCTTCCATCTAATTGATCATGATCTTGACGTCCTAGAGGTGTTATTCGCATCTGCACCAAACCTAAAGGCAGTCCGAATTCAGCTGCCTG GTTCTTTGACC GTTTTTGCAAATGCTGGATTGAGAGAGTATGCTTTTGTTCTATTCTTAACGTTTATGATGCCATAA
- the LOC112884541 gene encoding putative FBD-associated F-box protein At5g56390, whose product MEELQLHPGGGGGGKDRISDLPDEVLLNVLSGLGSTAEAARTSALARRWRRARPLWTELHVLVFRGLDPGMVRGLLARASHRQLARLEIRVPGQAVGIAAAQVTSLLRAAEEHQPEELIFEVGGVGAGADDPFELPCFARATSVDLQIWNRSFTLPPAGEFSNLRMLTLSLCTVSPNDFLSRCPQLQVLHMGCYWVFDFVTVSSASLQELILRADVPVPVDDPNNTPQQLVIVEAPALEKFRLQSYGLRGVITSFSAPMVDTLSFTFCSKASRCIGFSWPWRWRVLSLSTAMGWVTRYGEADAVRRRVLSMVIIDNDDGRCDAVRSFAEEIVRLPVNNFSVLKLELRTNDGHAFGTDVLQLLKTLNTERGYWSKKREIKSNEGISLINLEEAEIEGLNWSCILLVPTEWIGIDTLL is encoded by the exons ATGGAGGAACTCCAGCTCCacccgggcggcgggggcggtgggAAGGACCGCATCAGCGACCTCCCCGACGAGGTCCTCCTCAACGTCCTCTCCGGGCTCGGATCGACCGCCGAAGCCGCGCGCACGAGCGCCCTCGCCCGCcggtggcggcgcgcgcgccccCTCTGGACCGAGCTCCACGTCTTGGTCTTCCGCGGTCTCGACCCCGGCATGGTCCGTGGCCTGCTCGCCAGGGCCAGCCACCGCCAGCTCGCTCGCCTCGAGATCCGCGTCCCCGGGCAGGCCGTCGGGATCGCCGCCGCTCAGGTCACCTCACTGCTCCGTGCCGCCGAGGAGCACCAGCCGGAGGAGCTCATATTCGAGGTGGGCGGCGTCGGAGCTGGCGCCGACGACCCCTTCGAGCTGCCATGCTTCGCCCGCGCCACCTCCGTCGACCTGCAGATCTGGAATCGCAGCTTCACCCTGCCGCCGGCCGGGGAGTTCTCCAACCTCAGGATGCTGACCCTATCGCTCTGCACCGTGAGCCCCAACGACTTCCTCTCCCGCTGCCCGCAGCTGCAGGTGCTCCACATGGGCTGCTACTGGGTGTTCGACTTCGTCACCGTCAGCTCGGCGTCGCTCCAGGAGCTCATCCTCAGGGCGGATGTGCCCGTTCCCGTCGATGATCCGAACAACACGCCGCAGCAGCTTGTCATCGTTGAAGCCCCCGCGCTTGAGAAATTCAGGCTGCAATCGTATGGGCTCAGGGGCGTGATCACCTCCTTCTCGGCGCCCATGGTGGACACGCTCTCGTTCACCTTCTGCTCCAAAGCATCTCGTTGTATCGGGTTCAGCTGGCCGTGGCGCTGGCGCGTGCTGAGCTTGTCCACTGCCATGGGCTGGGTCACCAGATACGGGGAGGCCGATGCTGTCCGCCGCCGCGTCCTGTCCATGGTGATCATCGACAACGAT GATGGTCGTTGTGATGCAGTCCGGAGCTTTGCAGAAGAAATAGTACGCCTTCCAGTGAACAACTTCTCAGTTTTGAAGCTGGAACTCCGAACGAACGATGGGCATGCTTTTGGAACAGATGTCCTTCAGCTGCTCAAGACTCTGAATACT GAGCGAGGTTATTGGTCGAAGAAACGTGAAATCAAGAGCAATGAAGGTATCTCCTTGATTAATCTTGAAGAGGCGGAGATCGAAGGCTTGAAC TGGTCCTGCATCCTGCTTGTTCCTACTGAATGGATCGGAATTGACACCCTGCTGTAA